The nucleotide sequence ACATAGATACGCAGGTGGATCAGGGCTTCCACCAGCGCATTGACCCGCTGGGAAAAGGCGCCCTGCAGCGATTGGAAGGCACTCTTGGCGGCTTCCTCACTGCTGGCGTCAATCAGATCGGCAATGGCCTCGGCCTGGGCCAGATCCAGTTTGTCGTTCATGAAGGCGCGCTCGGAAAACTCGCCCGGACGGGCCGGACGCACGCCATCGATTTGCAGGATGCGTTTGATCAACATGTCCATCAGCACCGGACCACCGTGGCCCTGCAGCTCCAGCACATCTTCACCGGTGAAAGAATTCGGGTTCGGGAAATACAGGGCGATGCCCTGATCGAGTGCGGTGCCGTCTGCGGCCCTGAAGGGCAGGTATTCGGCGTAACGTGGCTTGAGGCTGCGTCCGGTCACGGCTTCGGCCACCAGGCCGGCCAGTGGGCCGGATACGCGGATAATGCCGACTCCGCCACGGCCCGGAGGGGTGGCCTGAGCGACGATAGTGTCCGTTGTCTGAGTCATCATGATAGCTTTCGTCTTTGAGCGTGGGCGCTATTGTAATCAGTGTTGTTCAGGATAGCCAACTCTGCGAGCGGGCAACAAAAAGGCGGCCATACAGGCCGCCTTGTCATCTTACATCTCAGAAGCAGGCTTACGCGTTTTTGCTGTGCAGGCCTTTCTTCTCCAGTTGTTTGAAGATGATGTACTGCTGAATCAGGGTGACGATATTCGACACCAGCCAGTACAGGACCAGACCTGCCGGGAAGAACAGGAAGAAACCGGTAAACAGCACAGGCATGAAAGTCATGATCTTCTGCTGCATCGGGTCGGTCACTGTAGTCGGGCTCATCTTCTGGATCAGGAACATAGTGACACCCATCAGAATCGGCAGCACATAGTAAGGGTCCTGAGCAGACAGGTCGTGAATCCAGCCAAAGAAAGGTGCGTGACGCAGTTCCACCGACTCCATCAGAGCCCAGTACAGGGCGATGAAGATCGGCATCTGCAGCAGCAACGGCAGACAGCCACCCAGCGGGTTGACTTTCTCTTTCTTGTACATCTCCATCATTTCCTGGCTCATGCGCTGGCGGTCGTCGCCGAAGCGCTCACGCATGGCCTGCAGTTTTGGCTGCAACATGCGCATTTTGGCCATGGAGGTGTACTGGGCTTTGGTCAGCGGGAACATCACACCACGGACGATGAACGTCAGGATGATAATGGCGATGCCCCAGTTAGCCACGAAATCATGGATAATGGACAGCAGTTTATGCAGCGGGCTGGCGATGAACCACAACCAACCGTAGTCTGCGGTCAGATTCAGGTTCGGCGCTGTTGCTTCCAGCTTGTCCTGCAGTTTAGGACCTGACCACAAGGTTGCTGTCAGCGTCTGCTCTGTACCCGGTGCCACAGTGGCACTTGGCAGGCGAACGCCAATGTAACCTTGGCCCTGGCTGGTGCGGGAGAACAGATTGCTGGTGTCATCGGTGCGCGGGATCCACGCTGACACGAAGTAATGCTGCATCATGGCCGCCCAGCCCTGAGTCATGCTCAGGTTGAGGTTTTTATCAACCATGTCGTCAAAGCTGTATTTTTTGTATTTCTCGTCGTCCGCTGAGAAGGCACCGCCGCGGTAAGTCGGCATGGTCAGGCTGCCACCGTCATCGAGCAGGGTTTGTTTCAGCTGGGCGTACATTTGTACTGTGGCAGGTGCGTCAGACTGGTTGTTGATGGTGTAAGACACGTCCACTGCGTAGCTGTCACGCTGCAAGGTGAAGGTTTTGGTGTATTCAATGCCGTCTTTGCTGTAGGTCAGCGGGACAACCAGTTCGTCCTGGCCGTCGGCCAGCACAAAGTCAGTCGCTGTTGCGGTCAGTTGGGCACGGCCGGCGGTCGAGTCGATACCGTTGGCGCCGATCAGGCCAGACTGGGCAATGTACTGGTGTGCCGGTTCGTTTTTCAGCAGTACGAACGGGTCATCTGAATTGAGTTCATTGTCATAAGCCAGCAGTTTGGCTTCAACAATGTCGCCACCCAGAGTATCAACAGTCAGATCCAGCACATCGGTGCGGATGTGGATCAGCTTGTCGGAACTGCTAGGCCCTGGGATGGTTTGACTCTCGCCACTGTGTGACGGGACATCGCCCTGGGTCGTCGCGCTTTGCGCAGCTGTCTGGTTCTGAGGTTGCGTGCTGGTGTCGGCATTCCACTGTT is from Photobacterium sp. TLY01 and encodes:
- the yidC gene encoding membrane protein insertase YidC; amino-acid sequence: MDSQRNILLIALLFVSFLLFQQWNADTSTQPQNQTAAQSATTQGDVPSHSGESQTIPGPSSSDKLIHIRTDVLDLTVDTLGGDIVEAKLLAYDNELNSDDPFVLLKNEPAHQYIAQSGLIGANGIDSTAGRAQLTATATDFVLADGQDELVVPLTYSKDGIEYTKTFTLQRDSYAVDVSYTINNQSDAPATVQMYAQLKQTLLDDGGSLTMPTYRGGAFSADDEKYKKYSFDDMVDKNLNLSMTQGWAAMMQHYFVSAWIPRTDDTSNLFSRTSQGQGYIGVRLPSATVAPGTEQTLTATLWSGPKLQDKLEATAPNLNLTADYGWLWFIASPLHKLLSIIHDFVANWGIAIIILTFIVRGVMFPLTKAQYTSMAKMRMLQPKLQAMRERFGDDRQRMSQEMMEMYKKEKVNPLGGCLPLLLQMPIFIALYWALMESVELRHAPFFGWIHDLSAQDPYYVLPILMGVTMFLIQKMSPTTVTDPMQQKIMTFMPVLFTGFFLFFPAGLVLYWLVSNIVTLIQQYIIFKQLEKKGLHSKNA